The Janthinobacterium lividum genome has a window encoding:
- a CDS encoding LysR family transcriptional regulator, whose product MIRELKTLVSVAREGTFAAAGDKIGLTQAAVSAQMQRLQAELGLSLFDRAGRSARLNKMGHQILEQTQELLRLYDNLGSASAGAPAAKVTIGAIASVQRSFLPDALAALHQRLPDCRTRVLPGLSMELLNMVDAGEIDMAVIIRPPFALQSDLRWTTLAREPFRLIVPRDVPGDDWVELLSQQPFVRYDRASFGGRQVDRFLRKMHLPLREVCEVDELDAIIKLVANRVGVALLPQTAAHRRWPAAIRVIDLGPHTFHRDIGLVHRSQANLSAPARMLVDLMVKQ is encoded by the coding sequence ATGATACGAGAACTCAAAACCCTGGTATCGGTCGCGCGCGAGGGCACGTTTGCAGCTGCCGGCGACAAGATCGGCCTGACGCAAGCGGCGGTCAGCGCACAGATGCAGCGCCTGCAGGCCGAACTGGGCTTGTCCTTGTTCGACCGCGCGGGACGCTCCGCTCGGCTCAACAAGATGGGGCATCAGATACTGGAGCAGACCCAGGAGTTGTTACGCCTGTACGACAACCTGGGCTCCGCAAGTGCCGGCGCGCCGGCCGCCAAAGTGACCATAGGCGCGATCGCCTCAGTGCAGCGTTCCTTCCTGCCGGATGCCTTGGCCGCGCTGCACCAGCGATTGCCCGATTGCCGCACGCGCGTTTTACCTGGCTTGTCAATGGAGTTGTTGAACATGGTAGATGCGGGCGAGATCGACATGGCGGTCATCATTCGCCCACCCTTCGCACTGCAGAGCGACTTGCGCTGGACCACGCTGGCGCGCGAACCGTTCCGTTTGATCGTGCCACGGGACGTGCCCGGTGATGACTGGGTGGAGTTACTGTCGCAGCAGCCTTTTGTCCGTTATGACCGCGCCTCGTTCGGTGGGCGCCAGGTCGATCGTTTCCTGCGAAAAATGCATTTGCCTTTGCGCGAAGTGTGCGAAGTCGACGAACTCGATGCGATCATCAAGCTCGTGGCCAATCGCGTTGGTGTTGCCTTGCTGCCACAAACTGCTGCCCACCGACGTTGGCCGGCTGCAATACGCGTTATCGACCTGGGGCCACACACCTTCCATCGGGATATCGGGTTGGTACACCGCTCTCAGGCGAACCTCAGCGCTCCTGCGCGCATGCTGGTGGATCTGATGGTAAAACAATGA
- a CDS encoding nuclear transport factor 2 family protein: MSKPTYVQDYQAIVEVLNKYKEGCKQADSSIMKPAFSGQATMFSVDAEGKLTGGGIQNLFDGIDTAFQPSPEAQGAIVRVDIVGTAASVRIDTNDVSGFCFTDFFHLLKVEGKWTIVSKIFHTHVAP; this comes from the coding sequence ATGAGCAAACCGACCTATGTGCAGGACTATCAGGCCATCGTCGAAGTACTGAACAAGTACAAGGAAGGCTGCAAGCAAGCCGATAGCAGCATCATGAAACCGGCCTTCAGCGGGCAGGCAACGATGTTCAGCGTTGACGCCGAAGGCAAGCTGACTGGCGGAGGTATCCAAAACCTGTTCGACGGCATCGACACCGCTTTCCAACCATCGCCTGAAGCTCAGGGGGCAATCGTCAGAGTCGACATCGTCGGCACCGCCGCCAGTGTGCGCATCGACACGAACGATGTTTCAGGCTTCTGCTTCACCGACTTCTTCCACTTGCTGAAAGTCGAAGGCAAGTGGACGATCGTCAGCAAGATATTCCATACCCACGTCGCGCCCTGA
- the selB gene encoding selenocysteine-specific translation elongation factor produces the protein MIVGTAGHIDHGKTTLTRALTGVHTDRLKEEQARGISIELGYAYLPLADGTVLGVIDVPGHEKFIRTMASGVTGIDFALLVVAADDGIMPQTHEHLAILQLLGVTRGAVALTKIDRADSARVAQVEAEIEALLAGTPLAGSPIFPTVANRDNDAGVAALLAQLTQVARSLPQRDERRLFRLGVDRVFTLSGQGTIVTGTALAGRAQVGDMLQLAPGGAQARVRSIHAQNRAAETGMAGQRLALNLAGIDRERIERGNWIVAPALAQCSERLDVELTLLPDAGVQLKAWSPLHVHLGAAHQLARAVMLDGETLSPGQTGRVQLVFDAPMHGVPGDRFVVRNAQATQTVGGGMVLDPFGPARKRRSPARLAWLDALAAFVAQGDYAALLAQSPLGLRESLLVRLSLLPPDALALPPDTRRIALRANDALLLAPPALLALEERVLTALAIFHARAPDEAGPELWRLKRIVDAEMEDALWSHLVEGLLAQGSVLARGASLHLPTHSVELTPQEQSMAEPLLAALEQGRSDPPWTRDLARDFGLAEDETRRLLRKLAKAGQISQVVHDLFYHQAALAELAQLVRELTQKAEEEAGLPAGSGAVGAATFRDASGLGRKRAIQVLEFFDRVGYTRRVGNGHLLRPQVLWSYTAALPNS, from the coding sequence ATGATCGTCGGCACCGCAGGCCATATCGACCATGGCAAGACGACGCTCACGCGCGCGCTGACGGGCGTGCACACGGACCGGCTGAAGGAAGAGCAGGCGCGCGGCATCTCGATTGAACTCGGTTATGCCTACCTGCCGCTGGCGGATGGCACGGTGCTGGGCGTGATCGACGTGCCGGGCCACGAAAAATTCATCCGCACCATGGCTTCCGGCGTGACGGGCATCGACTTCGCCCTGCTGGTGGTGGCGGCCGACGACGGCATCATGCCGCAGACGCACGAGCACCTGGCCATTTTGCAGCTGCTGGGCGTGACGCGCGGCGCCGTCGCGCTGACCAAGATCGACCGCGCCGACAGCGCCCGCGTGGCGCAGGTGGAAGCGGAGATCGAGGCGCTGCTGGCCGGCACGCCGCTGGCGGGCAGCCCGATTTTCCCCACCGTCGCCAACCGCGACAATGATGCCGGCGTGGCCGCCTTGCTGGCGCAACTGACGCAGGTGGCGCGCAGCCTGCCGCAACGCGACGAGCGGCGCTTGTTCCGCCTCGGCGTGGACCGCGTGTTCACCTTGTCGGGGCAGGGCACCATCGTCACCGGCACGGCGCTGGCGGGACGCGCGCAGGTGGGCGACATGCTGCAGCTGGCGCCCGGTGGCGCGCAGGCGCGGGTGCGCAGCATCCATGCGCAGAACCGCGCGGCCGAAACGGGCATGGCGGGCCAGCGCCTGGCGCTGAACCTGGCCGGCATCGACCGCGAGCGCATCGAACGGGGCAACTGGATCGTCGCGCCGGCGCTGGCGCAGTGTTCCGAGCGCCTCGACGTGGAACTGACCCTGCTGCCCGACGCCGGCGTGCAGCTGAAAGCCTGGTCGCCGCTGCACGTGCACCTGGGTGCGGCGCACCAGCTGGCGCGCGCCGTCATGCTCGATGGCGAGACGCTGTCACCGGGGCAGACGGGGAGAGTACAGCTGGTGTTCGACGCCCCCATGCACGGCGTGCCGGGCGACCGCTTCGTCGTGCGCAATGCGCAAGCGACGCAGACGGTGGGTGGCGGCATGGTGCTCGATCCGTTCGGCCCTGCGCGCAAGCGGCGCAGCCCGGCCAGGCTGGCCTGGCTCGATGCCCTGGCCGCGTTTGTCGCGCAGGGCGACTATGCGGCCCTGCTGGCGCAAAGCCCGCTGGGCTTGCGCGAGTCGCTGCTGGTGCGCCTGTCCCTGCTGCCGCCAGACGCCCTGGCGCTGCCGCCCGATACCCGGCGCATCGCCCTGCGCGCAAACGACGCCCTGCTATTGGCGCCGCCAGCGTTGCTGGCGCTGGAAGAGAGGGTGCTGACTGCCCTGGCTATCTTCCACGCGCGCGCGCCCGACGAGGCGGGGCCGGAACTGTGGCGTCTGAAACGCATCGTCGACGCGGAGATGGAAGACGCCTTGTGGAGCCACCTGGTCGAAGGCTTGCTGGCGCAGGGCAGCGTGCTGGCGCGCGGCGCCAGCCTGCACTTGCCGACGCACAGCGTGGAATTGACGCCGCAGGAGCAATCGATGGCCGAGCCCTTGCTGGCAGCGTTGGAGCAGGGGCGTTCCGATCCGCCCTGGACGCGCGACCTGGCGCGCGACTTCGGCCTGGCCGAGGACGAAACGCGCCGGCTGTTGCGCAAACTTGCCAAGGCAGGGCAGATCAGCCAGGTGGTGCACGACCTGTTCTATCACCAGGCGGCGCTGGCCGAGCTGGCGCAACTGGTGCGGGAACTGACGCAAAAGGCAGAAGAGGAAGCCGGCTTGCCTGCCGGTTCTGGCGCCGTGGGCGCGGCCACCTTCCGCGACGCCAGCGGCCTGGGCCGCAAGCGGGCGATCCAGGTCTTGGAATTCTTTGATCGCGTCGGTTATACTCGTCGTGTTGGCAATGGGCATCTATTACGCCCGCAGGTGCTGTGGTCCTACACCGCAGCCTTGCCCAACAGCTAA
- a CDS encoding cation:dicarboxylase symporter family transporter — MVVQIAIGLALGILVGWYFNTHPLHQDWVSSQVLKPLGDIFIKMMKMVVVPLVFCCMVLGIAGGDNKSFGRMGMKSIGYFFAITSLAIVVGLLLANLFQPGTGTDISSMVHGATAMKMEPPKGALVILQNIVPENIFVALSEGKLLSILFFAVLFGLSLNSLPQARSAPVLAMLQGILDTMFRVVRIVMAYAPIGVFGMIGATVCSFGFASLLPLLKLIGVVYLALLLFALVVLGGICYLIGENIFKLIRYFRDELLLAFSSAASAAVMPQLMEKLEAYGVPRRIVSFVVPVGYAFNLDGAAIFLGVATIFIAQLYGIDLSATQQAMLVITMVLTSKGAAGVPGFAIIILSATLASAGLPLEGVALIAGIFRIIDSGTTTLNVLGNAVAPLVIARWEKEALLPRQPLPVLART, encoded by the coding sequence TTGGTTGTACAAATCGCCATCGGACTGGCGCTGGGCATACTGGTCGGCTGGTATTTCAATACGCATCCCTTGCACCAGGACTGGGTGAGTTCGCAAGTGCTCAAGCCCCTGGGCGATATCTTTATCAAGATGATGAAGATGGTGGTGGTGCCGCTGGTGTTCTGCTGCATGGTGCTTGGCATTGCCGGCGGCGATAACAAGTCGTTCGGCCGCATGGGCATGAAGTCGATCGGCTACTTTTTCGCCATCACCAGCCTGGCCATTGTCGTCGGCTTGTTGCTGGCCAATCTGTTCCAGCCTGGCACGGGTACCGATATCTCCTCCATGGTCCATGGCGCCACGGCGATGAAAATGGAGCCACCCAAAGGCGCGCTGGTCATCCTGCAGAACATTGTCCCGGAAAATATTTTCGTGGCCCTGTCGGAAGGAAAATTGCTGTCGATACTATTCTTCGCCGTGCTGTTCGGCCTGTCCCTCAATTCCCTGCCACAGGCCAGGAGCGCGCCGGTACTGGCCATGCTGCAAGGCATACTCGATACCATGTTCAGGGTGGTGCGCATCGTGATGGCCTACGCGCCGATTGGCGTGTTCGGCATGATAGGGGCCACCGTGTGCAGTTTCGGTTTCGCTTCGCTGTTGCCGCTGTTAAAGCTGATCGGCGTGGTGTACCTGGCGCTGCTGCTGTTTGCGCTGGTGGTGCTCGGCGGCATCTGCTACCTGATCGGCGAAAACATCTTCAAGTTGATACGTTATTTCAGGGATGAATTGCTGCTGGCATTTTCAAGCGCGGCCTCGGCTGCCGTCATGCCGCAACTGATGGAAAAGCTCGAAGCCTATGGGGTGCCACGGCGTATCGTCAGCTTCGTGGTGCCGGTCGGCTATGCCTTCAACCTGGACGGCGCGGCGATTTTTCTTGGCGTCGCCACCATCTTCATAGCGCAATTGTATGGCATCGACCTGTCGGCGACGCAACAGGCAATGCTGGTGATCACCATGGTGCTGACATCGAAAGGCGCGGCCGGCGTTCCTGGCTTTGCCATCATTATCCTGTCCGCCACGCTGGCCTCGGCCGGACTGCCGCTGGAAGGCGTTGCCCTGATCGCCGGCATTTTCCGGATCATCGACAGTGGCACGACGACCCTCAATGTGCTCGGTAACGCCGTCGCGCCGCTGGTCATCGCCCGCTGGGAAAAAGAGGCTTTACTTCCGCGGCAACCCTTGCCGGTATTGGCCCGCACCTGA
- a CDS encoding VOC family protein, which yields MSLSPFHLAIPVYDLPAARRFYSDVFGLDEGRSSTQWVDYNFFGHQLVIHEHPKTASQEHVHSNPVDGHDVPVPHFGVVLGWSEWEALAERLKTFGTKFVIEPYIRFKGQVGEQATMFLFDPCGNALEFKAFQNIDQLFAK from the coding sequence ATGAGCCTTTCACCTTTCCACCTTGCCATTCCCGTCTATGACTTGCCGGCGGCGCGCCGCTTCTACAGCGATGTGTTTGGCCTGGACGAGGGGCGATCCAGCACGCAATGGGTCGACTACAACTTCTTTGGCCATCAACTGGTGATCCATGAACACCCCAAGACGGCCTCGCAGGAACACGTGCATTCGAACCCCGTCGATGGGCATGACGTGCCGGTGCCGCACTTCGGTGTCGTGCTGGGCTGGAGCGAATGGGAAGCCCTGGCCGAGCGCCTGAAAACCTTTGGCACGAAGTTCGTCATCGAACCTTACATCCGCTTCAAGGGCCAGGTCGGCGAGCAGGCCACCATGTTCCTGTTTGACCCATGCGGTAACGCCCTCGAATTCAAGGCCTTCCAGAACATCGACCAGCTGTTCGCCAAGTAA
- a CDS encoding NADH:flavin oxidoreductase/NADH oxidase: MNKIFEPLTLRGVTLRNRYALSPMCQYTAKDGYASDYHAVHYGRFALGGFGLMMVEATAVSPEGRITHGDLGLWNDAHIPGLARIAAFAKAYGATPGIQIGHAGPKASIQRAFEGNGPLNDEDAARGDIPWKVVSPSARPVADGWLRPTALDASGIAKVRDDFVAAARRALEAGFDVLELHFAHGFLLNAFLSPLTNDRSDEYGGSFENRIRLPLAIAREVRAVWPQDKPLFVRLSAVDGSSSGWTIDDSVALAEALKAVGVDVIDCSSGGFGVYEYPNGYGFQVPFAAQIRREANTGTMAVGIIVDPAQAEAIIASGQADLVALGHAALRDPHFPLHAQQALGAANPDAAYANWNVQAGWWLDHRASKLAQLGAWSPAPAASASTYKD, encoded by the coding sequence ATGAACAAAATCTTTGAACCCCTGACATTGCGCGGTGTCACCCTGCGCAACCGCTACGCCCTCAGCCCGATGTGCCAGTACACGGCAAAAGACGGCTACGCAAGCGACTACCACGCCGTCCACTACGGCCGTTTCGCATTGGGCGGCTTCGGCCTGATGATGGTCGAGGCGACTGCCGTCTCGCCAGAAGGACGGATCACGCATGGCGACCTGGGCCTGTGGAATGACGCACACATTCCCGGCCTGGCGCGCATCGCTGCCTTTGCCAAGGCCTATGGCGCCACGCCTGGCATCCAGATCGGCCATGCGGGGCCGAAAGCGAGCATCCAGCGCGCCTTTGAAGGCAACGGCCCCTTGAACGACGAGGACGCCGCACGCGGTGATATCCCTTGGAAAGTGGTGTCGCCCAGCGCACGTCCGGTGGCCGACGGCTGGCTGCGGCCCACCGCCCTCGACGCTAGCGGCATCGCCAAGGTCCGTGACGATTTTGTTGCTGCGGCCCGCCGCGCGCTGGAGGCAGGCTTCGATGTACTCGAGCTGCACTTTGCGCACGGCTTTCTGCTCAACGCTTTCCTCTCACCGCTGACCAATGACCGCAGCGATGAATACGGCGGCAGCTTCGAGAACCGCATCCGCCTGCCTTTGGCTATCGCCCGCGAAGTGCGCGCGGTCTGGCCGCAGGACAAGCCACTGTTCGTGCGTCTGTCGGCAGTCGATGGCAGCAGCAGTGGCTGGACTATCGATGACAGCGTCGCTCTGGCCGAAGCCCTGAAGGCGGTCGGTGTCGACGTCATCGACTGCTCGTCCGGTGGTTTCGGCGTATATGAATACCCGAACGGCTATGGCTTCCAGGTGCCGTTCGCCGCACAGATCCGCCGCGAAGCCAATACTGGCACCATGGCCGTCGGCATCATCGTCGATCCGGCGCAGGCCGAAGCCATCATCGCTTCCGGTCAGGCCGACCTGGTCGCACTGGGCCATGCGGCGCTGCGCGATCCGCACTTTCCCCTGCATGCACAGCAGGCGCTGGGAGCGGCTAACCCGGACGCAGCCTATGCCAATTGGAATGTCCAGGCCGGCTGGTGGCTCGACCACCGCGCCAGCAAGTTGGCACAGTTGGGTGCATGGTCCCCGGCACCGGCGGCTAGCGCGTCTACCTACAAGGATTGA
- a CDS encoding LysR family transcriptional regulator: MEIQYEQKVIIEGPASTKDAGRALPSPPLHLPGLLTFEAAARHLNFARAAAEIGVTPTAVSRTIKNVEAQLNVRLFNRTTRSVSLTEAGASLNATLAPALALIRNSLSQALLTTDQPSGMLRVSSSYVAYRILIEPHMASFLEQFPLINVEISLDNQLSDIVSAGFDIGIRMGRKLQNDMISVQLGAVQKRIVVAAPDYFRERSEPQTMAELLKHNCLRQRYCVGGRLYDWKFEDRGQMVQIDVQGRFIFDEMRSVLDAAIQGQGIAFILEDFAKQELANGMLRQILKQHWALDDAFHLYYPHREHMPGKLRAFVDFMRTANQTKTS; the protein is encoded by the coding sequence GTGGAGATACAGTATGAGCAAAAAGTCATAATAGAAGGTCCGGCCAGCACTAAGGATGCAGGGCGCGCCCTCCCTTCACCGCCGTTGCACCTTCCAGGTCTGCTGACCTTCGAGGCTGCCGCCAGGCATTTGAACTTCGCTCGCGCTGCCGCAGAAATAGGCGTCACGCCGACTGCGGTATCCCGCACGATCAAAAACGTGGAAGCACAACTGAATGTGCGGCTGTTCAATCGCACCACACGCAGTGTCAGTCTGACCGAGGCTGGCGCGTCATTGAACGCGACATTGGCACCTGCACTTGCCTTGATCAGAAACTCCTTGTCACAAGCTTTGCTCACGACCGATCAACCGTCGGGCATGTTACGCGTCAGTTCATCCTATGTTGCCTACCGTATCTTGATCGAGCCGCACATGGCGTCGTTCCTGGAACAGTTCCCGCTGATTAATGTCGAGATCTCGCTCGATAATCAGCTGAGCGATATCGTCAGCGCCGGCTTTGACATCGGCATACGCATGGGGAGGAAACTGCAAAATGACATGATTTCTGTGCAACTGGGAGCAGTGCAAAAGAGAATCGTGGTGGCAGCGCCCGATTATTTCCGCGAGCGCAGTGAACCACAAACGATGGCTGAACTGCTCAAGCACAACTGCCTGCGCCAGCGCTATTGCGTCGGCGGGAGGCTGTATGACTGGAAGTTCGAAGATCGCGGTCAGATGGTACAAATCGACGTTCAAGGGCGCTTTATTTTTGACGAGATGCGATCCGTGCTCGACGCTGCAATACAAGGCCAGGGCATCGCTTTCATCCTGGAAGATTTTGCGAAGCAGGAGTTAGCCAACGGCATGCTGCGGCAGATACTGAAGCAGCACTGGGCATTGGATGACGCTTTTCATCTCTACTATCCGCATCGCGAGCACATGCCCGGAAAGCTGCGTGCATTCGTTGATTTCATGCGCACTGCCAATCAAACGAAAACGTCTTGA
- a CDS encoding transporter substrate-binding domain-containing protein produces MKQASMAGLLAVALLMPALAAAVDVRIVGEHLPPSSMMENNVVVGRETLKVRDIMARAGLSYSIELLPWKRAYAQALRERDTCIFSTSRTQEREAQFRWIGPLNEAEWILYGLAERHLALRTLADARGLVIGTVLGDARDAYLRQRGLSVAPVTQEWLNPQKLLLGRIDLWAVGMAVGSKPFAGKEWEGKVVPLLTFNRVQTYLACNKELPEAQAAAMQRAAAAMRRDGSMAREHMR; encoded by the coding sequence ATGAAACAAGCAAGCATGGCAGGGCTGCTGGCAGTGGCGCTGCTGATGCCAGCGCTGGCCGCGGCGGTGGACGTGCGCATCGTCGGCGAGCATTTGCCGCCGTCGAGCATGATGGAAAACAATGTCGTCGTGGGACGTGAAACGCTCAAGGTGCGTGACATCATGGCGCGCGCCGGTCTTTCCTACAGCATTGAATTGCTGCCGTGGAAGCGTGCGTATGCGCAGGCGCTGCGCGAGCGTGATACCTGCATCTTTTCCACCAGCCGCACGCAAGAGCGCGAAGCGCAATTTCGCTGGATCGGCCCCCTCAATGAGGCGGAATGGATACTTTACGGCCTGGCCGAGCGGCACCTGGCGCTGCGCACGCTAGCCGATGCGCGCGGCCTGGTAATTGGCACGGTGCTCGGCGACGCGCGCGACGCCTACCTGCGCCAGCGAGGCCTGAGCGTGGCGCCCGTGACGCAGGAGTGGCTCAATCCGCAAAAGCTGCTGCTCGGACGCATCGACCTGTGGGCCGTCGGCATGGCGGTGGGCAGCAAGCCGTTTGCTGGCAAGGAGTGGGAGGGCAAGGTGGTGCCGCTGCTGACTTTCAACCGCGTGCAGACTTACCTCGCCTGCAACAAGGAATTGCCCGAGGCGCAGGCGGCGGCCATGCAGCGGGCGGCGGCGGCCATGCGCCGCGACGGCAGCATGGCGCGCGAACATATGCGCTGA
- the fdhE gene encoding formate dehydrogenase accessory protein FdhE, producing the protein MVQRILQPGEIEGLDHNAIPRLLLPQPDSLFKARALRLRELAQGKIKGIPVDAGMQGYLVLMAALADAQAAVVGKLAPGAVPAADPDALRRAMQHRMPVLPVNGARPPVWRDIFASLLDELAATAASQPALSGGLTQVLAQLRALDAPALDACADAVLDENGDNLNPMHAPFVAAALQILWSVSASELRAARVPDLETGTLCPVCGSHPVASVIRIGGQSQGYRYLHCGICESEWHMVRVKCSTCEQNGKIAYQGLDAADAAPFDPVAAKDDKLPNKANDPKKVARAETCDDCHTYRKVFNQEHDYNVEPLADDLASLMLDLLVGEAGYQRASGNPLLWLGKNESSEGQQA; encoded by the coding sequence TTGGTACAACGCATTCTTCAGCCAGGCGAAATCGAAGGCCTGGACCACAACGCGATTCCGCGCCTGCTGCTGCCGCAGCCTGACAGCCTGTTCAAGGCGCGCGCCTTGCGCTTGCGCGAACTGGCGCAAGGAAAAATCAAGGGCATTCCCGTCGACGCGGGCATGCAGGGCTACCTGGTGCTGATGGCCGCGCTGGCCGACGCGCAGGCTGCCGTGGTGGGAAAACTGGCGCCTGGCGCCGTGCCTGCCGCCGACCCTGACGCGCTGCGCCGCGCGATGCAGCACCGCATGCCCGTGCTCCCCGTCAACGGCGCTCGTCCGCCCGTCTGGCGCGACATTTTCGCCAGCCTGCTCGATGAACTGGCCGCCACGGCGGCAAGCCAGCCGGCCCTGTCCGGCGGCCTGACCCAGGTGTTGGCCCAGCTGCGCGCGCTCGACGCGCCGGCGCTGGACGCCTGCGCCGACGCCGTGCTCGATGAAAACGGCGACAACCTCAATCCCATGCATGCGCCATTCGTCGCGGCCGCCCTGCAAATCCTGTGGTCGGTGTCGGCCAGCGAACTGCGCGCCGCGCGCGTGCCGGACCTGGAAACGGGCACCCTGTGTCCCGTTTGCGGTTCGCACCCCGTTGCCAGCGTGATCCGCATCGGCGGCCAGTCGCAGGGCTACCGCTACCTGCACTGCGGCATTTGCGAAAGCGAATGGCATATGGTGCGCGTGAAGTGCTCGACCTGCGAACAGAATGGCAAGATCGCCTACCAGGGCCTGGACGCGGCTGATGCGGCGCCGTTCGACCCCGTGGCGGCGAAGGACGACAAATTGCCCAACAAGGCGAATGATCCGAAAAAAGTGGCGCGCGCGGAAACCTGCGACGACTGTCATACCTACCGCAAGGTCTTCAACCAGGAACACGATTACAACGTCGAGCCCCTGGCCGACGACCTGGCCAGCCTGATGCTCGACCTGCTCGTGGGTGAAGCGGGCTACCAGCGCGCCAGCGGCAATCCGCTGCTGTGGCTGGGGAAGAACGAAAGCAGCGAGGGCCAGCAAGCATGA
- the selA gene encoding L-seryl-tRNA(Sec) selenium transferase, with the protein MTTGQTVRLPSVDRILGDAACLALIAHYGRVQTLACARAVLAELRTAMLAGAVCEEGASTVAIVAQMAERLQSQSRSQLRAVFNLTGTVLHTNLGRALLPDAAVQAVVEALQWPMNLEFDLETGKRGDRDDLVEELLRELTGAEAATIVNNNAAAVLLMLNTLAQNREVIVSRGELVEIGGAFRIPDVMTRAGAVLREVGSTNRTHLADYANGVNEDTALLMKVHCSNYAITGFTKSVELDELVPLAAKHGVPTAVDLGSGTLVDLAQYGLPHETTVRETIAAGADLVTFSGDKLLGGPQCGVIVGRADLIAKIKRNPLKRALRVGKLTLAALAPVLQLYRAPDLLAERLTTLRLLTRPAAAMRAQAETLLPLVQGALGMQYVVTAEAMKSQIGSGALPVDQLPSFGLALRSAPGSRLSNPLGTLEQRLRALPCPVIGRIGQDTLWLDLRCLEAAHETAFIAQLDELAA; encoded by the coding sequence ATGACGACGGGGCAAACCGTGCGCCTTCCGTCGGTAGACCGCATCCTGGGCGACGCGGCTTGCCTAGCCCTGATTGCGCACTACGGCCGCGTGCAGACCCTGGCCTGCGCGCGCGCCGTGCTGGCCGAACTGCGCACCGCCATGCTGGCGGGCGCAGTCTGCGAAGAGGGCGCATCGACCGTCGCCATCGTCGCGCAAATGGCCGAACGGCTGCAATCGCAATCGCGCTCGCAGCTGCGCGCCGTCTTCAACCTGACGGGCACCGTGCTGCACACGAACCTGGGACGCGCATTGTTGCCCGACGCCGCCGTGCAAGCCGTGGTGGAAGCCTTGCAGTGGCCGATGAATCTGGAATTCGACCTGGAGACGGGTAAGCGGGGCGACCGCGACGACCTGGTCGAGGAATTGCTGCGCGAACTGACGGGGGCTGAAGCGGCCACCATCGTCAACAACAATGCGGCCGCCGTGCTGCTGATGTTGAACACCCTGGCGCAGAACAGGGAAGTCATCGTCTCGCGCGGCGAGCTGGTGGAAATCGGCGGCGCCTTCCGCATCCCCGACGTCATGACGCGCGCCGGCGCCGTGCTGCGCGAAGTGGGCAGCACCAACCGCACGCACCTGGCCGACTACGCGAACGGCGTGAATGAAGATACTGCCCTCTTGATGAAGGTCCATTGCAGCAATTACGCGATCACCGGTTTCACGAAAAGCGTGGAGCTCGACGAACTGGTACCGCTGGCGGCAAAACATGGGGTGCCGACGGCCGTGGACCTGGGCAGCGGCACCCTCGTCGACCTGGCGCAGTACGGCTTGCCGCATGAAACGACGGTGCGCGAAACTATCGCAGCGGGCGCCGACCTGGTGACCTTCAGCGGCGATAAATTGCTGGGCGGGCCGCAGTGCGGCGTCATCGTCGGGCGCGCCGACCTGATCGCGAAGATCAAGCGCAATCCATTGAAACGCGCACTGCGCGTGGGCAAACTGACCCTGGCCGCCTTGGCCCCCGTGCTGCAGCTCTACCGCGCACCGGACTTGCTGGCCGAACGCCTGACCACCTTGCGCCTCTTGACGCGTCCCGCCGCCGCCATGCGTGCGCAGGCGGAAACCCTGCTGCCGCTGGTGCAAGGCGCGCTGGGCATGCAGTACGTGGTGACGGCTGAAGCCATGAAAAGCCAGATCGGCAGTGGCGCCTTGCCTGTCGATCAGTTGCCCAGTTTTGGCCTGGCGCTGCGCAGCGCCCCAGGCTCGCGCCTGAGCAATCCCTTGGGAACGCTGGAACAGCGCCTGCGCGCCTTGCCGTGCCCCGTGATCGGGCGCATCGGGCAAGATACCCTGTGGCTCGATTTGCGCTGCCTGGAAGCGGCGCACGAGACGGCCTTCATCGCGCAGCTCGACGAGTTGGCCGCATGA